The Candidatus Roseilinea sp. sequence TTCACCGGAACATGCGCCATCATCATGTGATCGTCGCCGGCGCGGCAGAGCGTGATGCAGGGCATGTGAAAGGCCACCGAGACCTCGCAGGATAAGGCGGGCACGCGCCGCCGCGTTAAGCCAAGCCAGCCGCGCACAAGGTAAGGCGGCGGCGTCAACATGGCCGTCAGGCGCGCCCCCCAGGGCGTTTCAGCGGCGTGCAGCGCGCTGAACTGTGGCGCTTCAGGCGCAAATTCGCCATCCAGCGCCAGCATAGCGATAGGCAGTTGGACCAGATGAGCGATCACGCGCTCGTAGGGCGCACGCCAAGTGATCGCCCCGCTCAAAATCATCGCCGCGCCGGCGTCTTGGAGCGTTGGCATCGGCGGACGCTCGGCGGCGGGGATGTCGCCGAGGAAAGCCCACACCCATCCCATCTGCTCGACCGTCGGATAGGCGTCCACGCGCGCCTTGCGCGGCACCGGCGCATCGGGCGGATTGGCGGGGATGCGCACACAAGCACCATCGGCGCGAAACTCCCATCCATGATAAGGACACACGATGCGATCCCCTTGCGTCCAACCGTCGCTCAACGCGCCGCCGCGATGCACACACAGGTCGCTCAGCACATTCGCGCGTCCATCCGGCAATCGGTATGCGACGAACTCCTCTTGCAGGGCCGTGACGCGAATCGGCTTGCGACTCACTTCGGAGCTGAAGGCCAGCGGCCACCAAAAGTTCTTGAGCATTTCATCTCACCTCGCTTATTTCGTGCGCCATTCCAAGGACGCATCGTTGGATAACGCGCGCAGACGCGCAGACGCGGCAGCATCGCCGCAGGCCGCCGACAGGATGAACGCGCCGATCACCTCGGCCATGCGCGCGCGCATGGCCGACTCATCGCCCTCCGGCGACCAGTCGAGGAAGCTGCGTCCGGCCGTCTCGTCGAGCGGGTGTGCCAGGGTGAAATGATTGGCGCCGCGCCAGATCACCAGATGGCGATCGCCGCGCGCGCCGGCGACGCCCTCGTCAAACGTGCGGCGCACAGGCGCAACCGGATCACCCGCCTGGCCGTAACGCGCCCCGCTGGCGGCTATCACGCCATCGCGCCCGCCGCACATCAGCAACAACGGCAGGTCGGACGCGCAGGCCAGCACCGTCCCCGGCGCAAAGCCCAGCATCGTCGCCGCCATGGTGTGGCCGGCGTAGCTGAAGCCGGCGACCACGTGGGGGAAGTAGCGCGGGTTAGCGTTGTGCAGCGCGAGCGTGCCGCCGGCTGAATGGCCGCCCAGCACCACGCGATCCAGCGCCAACCCACCCTGCAACGGCCCGGAGCGATCCAGTCGTTCCAACTCGTCCAGCATCGGCGCGATGGCCGGCGCCGTCGGCGCGCTGCCGTAGGTTTGCGGCGTCACCCGCGCCAGGTCTAGCCCGTTGGTCAGGCCGATCACGCCGGGCAGGGTCTCGCCCACCCAGTTGAACAACACGACGACGATGCCCTGCCGCGCCAGCGCGATCGCCAACCAGGCATACGACTCGGCTCCCACGTTAATGCCGTTGAAGAAGATCAACACCGGCATCCGCCCACGCGTTAGGTCGGCCGGGATGACGCCGGTCATGCGCTCCGCTGCGCTGCCGGTCGGCGCAGCCGGATAGAACACCTTGAGGTGCAAGGTGTCGAACGGCGCCGGCGCGCCTTCAGCTTTGACGGCTGTGTAGAGCGAGCGGATCATCGGCGCGACATTCCTCAGATAAGTCAATGGGCGAAGGCGGCGCCTTCGCCCACCCCCTGCCTTGGCCTCCCTCTCAAGCAGCCATGCCTTCCAAACGCGCAGCATCCTGGCGCAACGCCGGCCGATAGGGCGACGGGATTTCGATGTCGTCCTGCGCTTTGCCGCGCGGATACAGCCCCCAGCCTCGGTCGAAGAAGCGCTGCCGGGTCTTGCGGAACGCGATCTGAATCGCGTCGCTGCGCACGTGGAGTTCAGCGCCCAAGTCATAGGGTAGAATCTCCGGGCGCTGCGCCTCGACCACTTTCTGGTCTTGCTTAAAAATCTTGATCACGCGCTGGTGCATGTTGCCATCGGCCCAACGGCCCTTGAAGAAGGTGCGCAGGCCGATATATTTGCTCACCGTCTTCATGTCATCCACCGGCACGTGGGCGTTGTAGATCATCAGCGTGCCCAGCGGCAGATGCACTTCCAGGATGGAGATATTCGGCATCCACCAGCCGACGACGGTCCTCACCACCGTATCGCGCTGCTTGCTGGTGTAGATGCGGCTCCACAGACCTTTGGCCGGCGTGGGCTTGAGATGGATCGTCGCCATGGCGCTGGTCTCGGTAGATTCGACTTGGTAATCCTCAATTTCTGGTTCGTCCGGGTTGCCGAACGCGCCGCCGTGCACAAACGGCGTGTGGGCGGCATCCACGCCGTTCTCCAACGCGCGGGCGTAATGCACGTTCCACTCGAAGTTGCCATGCACGACCTTGTAAGTGGCGGTGTCCTCGATGTAAGGCAAGTGGGGAATCGGGATGCGTTCAGACTCCGGCAGGTCGCCGAAGAAGACGAAGCACCAGCCGTAGCGGTCCTGCGTCGGATAGGCCAGCGCATACGTCTCGCCCGCCGAACCATCGGATGCGTAGCGCCGGCCGTTCTGGGCGACCAGGTCGTCGCCTTCGACGCGCACCGCGCCCAACGGCCGGCGCGTGGCCATATCCAAGTCGCGCATGATCACCGCTTGACCATTCGTTTGGCGATAGGCCCAAAACGCTTTGCCCATCACGCGCAACGGCTTCGGTTCGCGCGTGATGGCTTCGCTGAATTCGATCGGCCACCAAAAGTTTTTCAGCATGTCACCCTCCCTCCACCACAGCGCTGAACCGGATCACCGCCACGCGCTGCAAGCGCTCCGCTTCGATCACGCGATGGATGCCGGTCAGCGTCTGCGTCGTCGCATCCACGACCTCGAGCATGGAGACCTGGGCGCCGCCGGCCAGCGCGCCTTCCAACTCGAACGACGGCCCCACCCGCCGGGCCACGGCATCCAGGCCAAACCCAGCGACGCGCAGATCATCGCCGCAGGCCGTCCACTCCACCGGCCAATCGTCTTCGCGCCAACCGTTCGCGTGATAGCAGCGCGCGAGCGGTTCCTCGCCCAGGCAATCACCATCGGCATCAAAGCGCGTCCGCGCGCCGCGCCATTTGTGCGCCAACGATTCCGGACGGGCCGCGAGATCGAGCGAGGGATAACCCGCCGGCTCGTCTGTGGGCGTCAGCGCCTGCCCGACGCCGATGATGTGCGCGACGCACGCGCCGGCGCGGAAGAATCGCCCACCGGTCAACTGCCGTCGCGGGGTCACCATCACGGACCACGAAACGAAGTTGTGGCCGAAGCGCGGCCAAACGCCGCGGCCGGTCATCACGTCGCTGCCCCAGCGCACCGCGGCGCCCACCACGTCCGGCCCCAGATAGCGACGCACCCGGCCTTCGAGTGCGAGATCAAAGACCCATTCGCCGGCGAAGGCCGCCATGGGATGCTGCGCCAACATGGCTTCTGGCTGACAGCGCTGCGTCACGCGGATGCGCGATTCATCGAGGCGCTCCAGCTCGCGCTGCTGATAATTCACGCCGACGAGCGCGCCGAGGTCGTCAAAGACGTACTCGGTCACCCGCCAGCGGCCAAGAAAAGCGTCGCCTGCCATCGCTCATCCTTCAGCGCTGAACGCGAGCACGCCGAACTCGCTGCCGATGCGCTCCTCGCCGCGATACCAATGCCGCAGCAACACCTTGCGCGTCCCGTCGAGCGTGACGACTTCGCGACGCCAGACGCGCAACTGAACCGGCAGATGATGGAAATAGCCATGAGAAGCGCGTCCGCCGGCCAGGCCGCAACTGCCGGCGACCTCACCATCAGGCATCGTCCAGGCCTGCCAGCCGTTGGTTTTCAAGCAGAACTCACGACGCGCCGGGTCAAAATACCCGCCCTCCATCGCGAAGCGGCCGTCGGCGGAGAACGATTCACAATAGGTCGCCCGTCCGATGAGGCGACGCTGCGCATCCAACGTCACCAGCTCTCCCTGCCAGGTGCCTTGGCGATGCAGGAGCATCACCGAGCGGCCGGCCGTGGGGTCATCGGCCAGGTCAAGCGACGTGCCGCACACCAGCTCCGGCAATCCTGGCTCGCCGACCACGCGCCGGTTCTGGCCGACCACGACATAGACCAATTGGTCGCCGCGCGACATCAGGGCAAGGGATGCCTGGGTATCGCCATCGGGCAACACGGCCAGCAGGAAGCGCTGGCTCAGACCCAGCGCCGGCCAGTAGGCATGCGCATCCACCACGCCCTCGCCCAGCGTCTCGGCATAGCCGACGTTGACCGGCCCCTCGTAAATGCGATGGTCGCCGCAGTCGCGGATGAAGTAGTGGCCGCTGACTTTGAACGGGCCGATGAACGCGACATCAATGCGCGTGCGACAATCGTCCACCCGCTGGACGCAGCGCATGTCCATGCCGTTCCCAACGAAGTGGCCGTCGCCGGCGAACACCTCAGCGTTGCCGATCCACTGGCCGAAGAGTGAAAGCGTCATCGGTTCGAGCGTCTCATTGCGCTTCCTGCTTCGCTTGTCGCGTCTTGCTTCACTGCGCGATCAATTTCACCGTTTCGCGCTCACATGGCGTCTCGCGCATCACAGCGCCCCAATCGGTCTCTTCGGCGCGCGGGCTGAGATAGCGCCCCTCGCACCAGAAGGTCATGCCGCTCTCGGCGAACGGAAAAGGCGAGAGCGCGTAGGCGTCGCCGACGGGCGTGATCGTGATGGCGATGTCTTCATCCGGTCCGGCCGGCACATGCGTCAGCGTCACCGACGACCGCTGGGTGGTATGGGTCGTGTTGAAGTAGAGGGCGAGCATGTCGAAGAACTGCAGCAGCTTGTAGCAACGGAACAGGAAGGCGTCGCTCGCCCACTCGGCCGTCTCGGGATTGCTGCGCAGTTGCGCCTTCAGCGACGCTTGGCGCTCCAGCTCGCCCTGCAACATGCGCCGCGCGTCCGCTTGGTATTCCGGCGGTATCCGGTTGATGACGATCGTGTCGCTCAGGCCGTATCGGCCGTGATATAGGCCGTAGGTGTGCATCGAGGAGAGCAGCCCACAGAAGGGATGGTGACGCTGGTTGAAGTCGGGCGAGCCGGCGCCGGTGCGCAGCAGGTCGGGCATGGGCGTTTGCGTCAGGTGATAAGGCAGACCTGTGCGCGGGTCGTGCTTCGGCGCAGCATCCACCGCAGCCCACCCCTCGTCGTGATGCGCCGTCACATATGTCATCAGTTCGTGCGGCTGCGGCGCAGCAAACTGCCGATTGCCAAATGCGCGCGCAAATTGCCCGCTGAATCGCGCGTGATCTACCTGGGTGATCACGAAGTGCGGCGCACCGGGGGGAGCAGATTGGACGATCATGGCTTGCGTGGACAGACTTGGGCCTAGCCGACTCGGACGAAGTCCTGTATCTGAAAGATGGTTGTCTTGCCGTCGCGCATTTTGTGCGTGATGATCCGACGCGTGTTGGGGTCGAGGAAGTAATGGTTGTTAAAGACGATGGACTGGGTGACGGCGCTGTCAATGATGAAGTTGTAGTTGTAGGGCGTAAGTTCGGTGCCGACGACTTTGATCAGCGCGTTCTCCGCATAGCAGTTCTTGCCCACGACGCGGAAGTCGCTGTCATACACCTGCCGGCCGACGCCATAGAGGTTCTCAAAGTCCTCGTGCAGATGCCATGTGTCCTCGGCTGTCCAGTACACGTCCATGTGTACGGCCGTGGACTCGATGAATACGCCGTCTGGGCCGAAGGTCTTGCATAAGCCTTCCCAACGCCCCATGAAGCACTGATAGGGCTTGAGTTGCGGCGTGCCGTAGTCTCGCATGGTCGCGTTTACAAGCTGCGCATGGGTGATCCGATTCATGAGCAATGGATTTGGTATTTCATGCGGTCACCGCGATAGCGCGCCCTCAAAAATTCGATCGGCGTGCCGTCGCGCGCCACGATCAGCCGCTCGATGGACAGCATCGGCGTGCCGCGCTTGACGCGCAGCAGCTTGGCCTCTGGCTCGCCCGCCGCGACGGCTTCGATGGAGCGCTCAATGCAGTGATCGCCCATCTGCGGCAGACGCTTGAGGTAGTCGGTCGAGCCGCCCTTGTCCAGCGCGCTGCGGTCAATCGCCTCGGCCAGCACCTCGGGCACATACGAGACCAGGTAGCCGATCGGCTCTTCGCTGGCCAAGCGTAAGCGCTGCAAGCAGTACACGCGCGCGTTGCGCGGCAGATGAAGCCGGGCGGCAATTTCGGCCGGCGCGACGATGTGACGTTCGTCAAGCACCTTCCAGCCGGGCATCAGCCCCTGCTCCAGCAAATACTGCCCAATCCCGCGATGACGCAGCGGGTCGTGTTGGAACTTGGGCTGGGCGACGAAGGTGCCCCGCCCACGCTGGCGGGTCAGCCGGCCCTCCATCACCATCTCGGCCAGCGCCTGGCGCACGGTCGTCCGGCTGAGTTTGTAGCTCTGCTGTAGCTCTTGCTCGGTCGGCACGCTGTCGCCGGGCTTCCATTCGCCCTTCTCGATCTTCTCCAGCATCTGCTGCTTGAGCTGGTAATAGAGCGGAACGGGGGAATTGCGATCAATCACCATGTCGCTTTGTTGTAATGTCATGACAATACTACAATAGGTGGCTTGCCCTGTCAAGCACCCGGGCATGGCGCTGCGGCGTCTGTCACATCAGCGATTAGCGAGTTGCTCAGGTAGCGCTCGCCAGGCACCGCGATGCTGCGATTGCGTTGGTCATGCGCAGGCTGACGCGCGCCGCCCAATGCCGGGGACGTAGGCGCGCCAGAGGGGCGTCGGCGGGGGCCATGTAACAGTCAGGTGTTGGCCTGCTGCAAAGCATCGGCCACCGCGCCGATGTCTTGGAAGATGTAGTCAGGACGAATCGCGCTGTCGCGCGCTTCATCGAGCGAAGTCACGCCGGTGAGCACCAGTATCGTCGTCAGCCCGGCATTCCGGCCGCCCAGGATGTCAGTGTCCAGCCGGTCGCCGACGACGGCCGTGTTTTCCGGCGAGCCGCCCATG is a genomic window containing:
- a CDS encoding GntR family transcriptional regulator, which translates into the protein MVIDRNSPVPLYYQLKQQMLEKIEKGEWKPGDSVPTEQELQQSYKLSRTTVRQALAEMVMEGRLTRQRGRGTFVAQPKFQHDPLRHRGIGQYLLEQGLMPGWKVLDERHIVAPAEIAARLHLPRNARVYCLQRLRLASEEPIGYLVSYVPEVLAEAIDRSALDKGGSTDYLKRLPQMGDHCIERSIEAVAAGEPEAKLLRVKRGTPMLSIERLIVARDGTPIEFLRARYRGDRMKYQIHCS
- a CDS encoding (2Fe-2S)-binding protein is translated as MLKNFWWPIEFSEAITREPKPLRVMGKAFWAYRQTNGQAVIMRDLDMATRRPLGAVRVEGDDLVAQNGRRYASDGSAGETYALAYPTQDRYGWCFVFFGDLPESERIPIPHLPYIEDTATYKVVHGNFEWNVHYARALENGVDAAHTPFVHGGAFGNPDEPEIEDYQVESTETSAMATIHLKPTPAKGLWSRIYTSKQRDTVVRTVVGWWMPNISILEVHLPLGTLMIYNAHVPVDDMKTVSKYIGLRTFFKGRWADGNMHQRVIKIFKQDQKVVEAQRPEILPYDLGAELHVRSDAIQIAFRKTRQRFFDRGWGLYPRGKAQDDIEIPSPYRPALRQDAARLEGMAA